TCAATTGAAGCCCGCATTCTCCGACTGGAACATGCGATCGACCTCCAAAACCAGGTCGCGCAGATGGAACGGCTTGGAGAGCACGCGCGCCTGCGGCACCTGCTTGCCGGCCTTGAGCGTCACCGCCGCGAAGCCGGTGATGAACATCACTCGCATCTCCGGCGCCATCTCGCTGGCGCGCTGCGCCAGTTCGATCCCGTCCATCTCGGGCATGACGATGTCGGTGAGCAGCAGATCGAACCGCTCGGCTTCGAGCAGTGGAATCGCTTCGGTGCCGCGATCGACGGCGCTGACCGCATATCCCGAGCGTTCGAGCGCTCGAGTGAGGTATTCCCGCATCACGCGGTCATCCTCGGCCAGCAAAATCCGGATCATCACTACCCCAACTAATCAGAGGCCTCATCCTATGCGCAAAGCCTTTAAAAATTTCCAGTGCGTTTACCGCCCAGCGATTGCTGACACGGCACGTCGTGCCTAGTCAGGGATCAGTGACGATCCTTTCCTCCTTCGTCCGCCACGGGCCGATCGAACCGCTCACCCCGGTCGTGCTGTCGGTGCCGCATGCCGGCCGCGACTATCCGCTGCCGCTGCGCTCGGCCATCCGCGTGCCGCTGACGGCGCTCAAGGGGCTGGAAGATCGCTATGCCGACGCACTGGCGCTAGACGCCCTCGGCGCAGAGACGATGTTCGTCGCGCACCGCGCGCGCGCCTGGATCGACCTCAACCG
This genomic stretch from Sphingomonas sp. LM7 harbors:
- the cpdR gene encoding cell cycle two-component system response regulator CpdR translates to MIRILLAEDDRVMREYLTRALERSGYAVSAVDRGTEAIPLLEAERFDLLLTDIVMPEMDGIELAQRASEMAPEMRVMFITGFAAVTLKAGKQVPQARVLSKPFHLRDLVLEVDRMFQSENAGFN